From one Microbulbifer sp. A4B17 genomic stretch:
- the mazG gene encoding nucleoside triphosphate pyrophosphohydrolase encodes MEKNYSVEDLLHLMAELRNPDGGCPWDLKQSFASIVPSTIEEAYEVAEAIEQEDYEHLHEELGDLLFQVIFYAQLGREQGYFDFSQIVDTLVRKLVRRHPHVFPSGTLYGNRSAEPLNEAEVKRNWEAIKEAERTAKGDEGTLAGVAMGLPALTRAAKLQKRAARVGFDWPDINGVLDKIEEEIAELREAVACGDMEHAQEELGDLLFSCVNASRHLKADPEAALRGCSRKFEQRFGFIEASLQRQGRQVSEATLEELDRLWDKAKEQLVTGAGN; translated from the coding sequence GTGGAAAAGAATTACTCTGTGGAGGACCTGCTCCACCTGATGGCCGAACTGCGCAATCCCGATGGGGGGTGTCCTTGGGACCTGAAGCAGAGCTTTGCAAGCATTGTCCCATCGACGATTGAAGAGGCTTATGAAGTTGCTGAGGCTATCGAGCAAGAAGACTACGAACATCTACATGAAGAACTCGGAGATCTTCTCTTCCAGGTGATTTTTTACGCTCAACTCGGGCGTGAACAAGGCTATTTTGATTTTTCGCAAATTGTCGACACGCTGGTGCGCAAATTAGTGCGTAGGCATCCCCATGTATTCCCGAGTGGAACGCTTTACGGCAATCGCTCTGCTGAGCCCCTCAATGAGGCTGAAGTGAAGAGGAATTGGGAGGCAATTAAGGAAGCTGAGCGCACTGCCAAGGGTGATGAGGGAACTCTGGCAGGAGTAGCGATGGGGCTGCCAGCGTTGACGCGTGCGGCCAAATTGCAGAAGCGCGCTGCGCGCGTGGGGTTTGACTGGCCCGATATCAATGGAGTCCTGGATAAGATTGAGGAAGAGATTGCAGAGTTGCGGGAGGCCGTAGCCTGCGGTGATATGGAGCACGCGCAGGAGGAGCTGGGAGATTTGCTGTTCTCCTGTGTGAATGCATCTCGACACTTGAAAGCTGATCCTGAAGCCGCTCTGCGGGGCTGTAGCAGAAAATTTGAGCAGCGTTTTGGTTTTATTGAGGCCAGTTTACAGCGTCAAGGGCGGCAGGTATCAGAGGCAACGCTGGAGGAATTGGACCGGCTTTGGGATAAGGCTAAAGAGCAGCTTGTGACTGGTGCTGGAAACTAA
- the relA gene encoding GTP diphosphokinase gives MVQVRKHHSFGGEGELDLESWLRHVQKLAGLDGSAIVTLRRAAEVSAEAEQRAIEAENIWAEGASSFTTGLEMAEILADLQIDSEALVAAVLYRAVREKRLTLQVVEKEFGERVAKLIRGVLRMAAIRSRSADTGEESTSGAVEEHSENIRRMLVALVDDVRVALIKLAERTCAIRAAKNSEPAKRQRVAREVADVYAPLAHRLGIGHIKWELEDLSFRYLEPEDYKQIARLLDEKRLARQQYIDEVLELLRSELERAHIEGDVYGRAKHIYSIWRKMRRKNIGFSQVYDIRAVRILVPTVRDCYAVLGIVHNLWRNIPNEFDDYIASPKENGYRSLHTAVIGPERKVLEVQIRTFAMHEEAEYGVCAHWRYKGTDLKSESKDSYEQKISWLRQVLDWHEEVGGNPLQDDLRSSEADSRIYVFTPGGHVVDLPRGATPLDFAYKIHTEIGHRCRGAKVDGRIVPLNHQLETANQVEILTGKLEAPSRDWLSSGMAYITTSRARAKIIHWFKQQARDQNIADGRSILDREFKQLALGDFDFEKLAAKLNMHSLEDLYAAVGAGDIGVGQVLNAAQRMVNVDSAPRVPSLTAPVARGEGKADVYIDGVGNLLTHIAGCCNPVPGDEIMGYITLGRGVSIHRKDCANMLRMQVEESERVLQVSWAEKPRELYAVEIMIEAYDRQGLLRDVTVMLDSQKINITAMQTRSNKNKHTVEMIVTAEIHNFEELSQVLHRINQLPNVASAKRRILR, from the coding sequence ATGGTTCAGGTAAGAAAACATCATTCCTTTGGTGGAGAGGGTGAACTCGACCTTGAATCCTGGTTGCGCCATGTACAGAAACTTGCGGGGCTGGATGGCTCTGCGATAGTGACTTTACGGCGTGCGGCCGAGGTGAGTGCCGAGGCGGAGCAGCGCGCTATTGAGGCGGAAAACATCTGGGCTGAGGGCGCTAGCAGTTTTACCACTGGCCTTGAGATGGCTGAGATACTCGCCGACTTACAGATAGACTCAGAGGCACTTGTCGCTGCGGTTCTGTACAGGGCTGTTCGTGAGAAACGCCTGACACTGCAAGTAGTGGAAAAAGAGTTTGGTGAGCGAGTGGCCAAGCTAATTCGCGGTGTTTTGCGTATGGCGGCAATTCGCAGTCGCAGTGCAGATACTGGTGAAGAAAGTACCAGCGGTGCTGTAGAGGAGCACTCAGAGAATATCCGACGTATGCTGGTGGCGTTGGTCGACGATGTGCGAGTAGCTTTGATCAAGCTCGCCGAGCGAACCTGTGCGATTCGAGCTGCAAAAAACTCAGAACCGGCAAAACGACAGAGAGTGGCTCGGGAAGTAGCTGATGTTTATGCGCCCCTCGCTCACCGCTTGGGTATCGGCCACATCAAGTGGGAATTGGAAGACCTGTCATTCCGCTACCTTGAGCCAGAAGATTACAAGCAAATTGCTCGCTTGTTAGATGAAAAAAGACTGGCTCGGCAACAGTATATCGATGAGGTGTTGGAGTTATTGCGCTCCGAACTCGAACGCGCCCATATTGAGGGTGATGTCTATGGACGGGCGAAACACATCTACAGTATCTGGCGGAAAATGCGCCGGAAAAATATTGGTTTCTCCCAGGTTTACGATATTCGAGCAGTACGTATTCTTGTCCCCACCGTACGGGATTGCTATGCAGTCCTGGGGATAGTACATAACCTCTGGCGCAATATACCCAATGAATTTGATGATTATATTGCCTCCCCCAAAGAAAACGGTTACCGCTCCCTGCACACTGCAGTAATTGGTCCTGAACGCAAGGTGCTAGAAGTTCAGATCCGAACTTTTGCCATGCATGAAGAGGCGGAATACGGTGTTTGCGCCCACTGGCGTTACAAGGGCACTGACCTGAAGAGCGAAAGTAAAGATAGCTACGAGCAAAAGATATCCTGGCTGCGGCAGGTGCTCGACTGGCATGAAGAGGTGGGTGGCAATCCACTCCAGGACGATCTGCGCTCGAGTGAAGCGGATTCCCGCATTTATGTCTTTACTCCCGGAGGCCATGTTGTAGATCTGCCTCGGGGTGCAACACCATTGGATTTTGCCTACAAAATTCATACAGAAATTGGCCACCGCTGCCGTGGGGCCAAGGTTGATGGGCGAATCGTACCCCTTAATCATCAATTGGAAACAGCCAACCAAGTTGAAATTCTCACAGGGAAACTCGAAGCCCCCAGTCGCGACTGGCTCTCTTCAGGCATGGCCTATATCACCACCTCCCGTGCCCGGGCGAAGATTATTCACTGGTTTAAACAGCAGGCAAGAGACCAGAACATTGCTGATGGTCGCAGTATCCTCGACAGAGAGTTTAAGCAGCTTGCGCTGGGAGACTTCGACTTCGAGAAGCTGGCAGCCAAGCTCAACATGCACTCCCTTGAGGACCTCTATGCGGCGGTAGGAGCTGGCGATATTGGCGTGGGACAGGTTCTTAACGCTGCACAGCGGATGGTGAATGTGGACAGTGCGCCCCGGGTTCCCTCACTCACGGCTCCAGTGGCTCGGGGGGAGGGTAAGGCTGATGTCTATATCGATGGTGTGGGGAACTTACTCACTCATATTGCAGGTTGTTGTAACCCTGTTCCAGGCGATGAGATTATGGGCTATATCACCCTCGGGCGAGGGGTCTCTATCCACCGCAAAGACTGCGCGAATATGTTGCGTATGCAGGTTGAGGAGTCTGAAAGGGTGCTTCAGGTAAGCTGGGCTGAAAAACCCCGCGAGCTTTATGCCGTAGAAATTATGATTGAAGCCTACGATCGTCAGGGGTTACTGCGGGACGTCACAGTGATGCTGGATAGCCAGAAAATTAATATTACCGCTATGCAAACTCGCTCCAATAAGAATAAGCATACGGTAGAAATGATCGTGACCGCAGAGATTCACAACTTTGAAGAATTGAGTCAGGTATTACATCGAATTAATCAGCTGCCCAATGTTGCGTCGGCAAAGCGGCGAATTCTCCGCTGA
- the cysM gene encoding cysteine synthase CysM, translated as MDYPTIADCVGNTPLVKLQRLPGETSNTVLLKLEGNNPAGSVKDRPALSMINRAEAAGYISPGDTLIEATSGNTGIALAMAAAIKGYQMILIMPDSATEERKASMTAYGAELILVSAEEGMEGARDLALQMQEDKKGLVLNQFANSDNPLAHFEGTGPEIWQQTAGRVTHFVSSMGTTGTIMGCGRYLKEQNPNIQIVGLQPTEGSSIPGIRRWPEAYLPKIFIPEQVDMVMDMDQQEAEDMTRRLAKEEGIFCGVSSGGAVAGALRLSAQLENATIVAIICDRGDRYLSSGLFASGK; from the coding sequence ATGGATTACCCAACAATTGCTGACTGCGTAGGCAATACCCCGCTGGTCAAACTGCAGCGCCTGCCTGGTGAAACCAGCAATACTGTTTTGCTCAAGCTGGAAGGCAATAACCCTGCGGGATCGGTAAAAGACCGCCCGGCACTTTCAATGATTAACCGTGCGGAAGCTGCGGGTTATATTTCGCCGGGAGACACTCTGATTGAAGCGACCAGCGGCAACACTGGGATAGCTCTGGCAATGGCGGCAGCGATCAAGGGGTATCAAATGATTTTGATTATGCCCGATAGCGCCACCGAAGAGCGCAAAGCTTCAATGACGGCTTATGGTGCTGAGTTGATCCTGGTGAGTGCTGAAGAAGGTATGGAGGGGGCGCGGGATCTGGCCCTGCAAATGCAGGAAGATAAGAAGGGGTTGGTACTTAACCAGTTTGCCAATTCCGATAACCCACTGGCGCATTTTGAAGGAACAGGCCCGGAAATTTGGCAGCAGACTGCAGGAAGGGTAACTCACTTTGTCTCTTCAATGGGTACGACCGGCACCATTATGGGGTGCGGGCGCTATTTAAAAGAGCAAAATCCTAATATTCAAATTGTTGGGCTACAGCCGACAGAGGGCTCCAGTATACCGGGGATTCGTCGTTGGCCGGAGGCCTATCTGCCGAAGATTTTCATCCCAGAGCAAGTGGATATGGTCATGGATATGGACCAGCAGGAAGCTGAAGACATGACTCGCCGGCTGGCGAAAGAAGAGGGAATATTTTGTGGTGTTTCTTCCGGGGGAGCAGTAGCCGGTGCATTAAGACTTTCTGCGCAGCTAGAAAATGCGACGATTGTTGCAATTATCTGTGATCGGGGCGATCGCTATTTATCTTCAGGGCTTTTTGCCAGCGGAAAATAA
- a CDS encoding response regulator: MAPGNPILSIEEPEQPRSLRTLVFRLTVAPALILSLLLALVFTLQQMHDRRQLLLSHGRASAEQLAELIEMSGGHPAELRMEWLRKSLLALMLEKDMVRSVHVYSTEASAKRALNPSTGLSLLASVGPRPRTPVNKDVLNKREPFIFEDDETLQVLQPLKGDITTCWISIELHRPYFLVGTYQVLLVGLVGLILCTLAALAWSVIMSERFAHSLIRMGHTLEAIGRGEFDRRTHETENRELAQLGNQINEMAESLSHYQQEYKANLLQSMDDLRQSLDSMEEQNIELDLARKRAQEASRIKSTFLANTSHEIRTPLNGIIGFTNLLLKTGIDELQQDYLQTILRSSENLLTTINDILDFSRIESGNLVLDHIPMDLGLLLEETLQILAPNAYEHHLELVPLIDSQLPPTLIGDPLRIKQILTNLVGNAVRSSENGNIPVRLSVHSVKGSELIIRISVSDLGNRVDEASRQEIQSILTSKTPQLTQQISANGLGMSIARSLVERMNGFTGIQEVADEGNTCWVQFSLQAERNRGMYPRIQYPGCRILLADPNSATRSQVAQLLSQWQAEPIELGDTDTLLPAIEQMWRHDALPDAVMIDTATAEGDFDSFSSKVQSIVDTYQCRVIVLGPPAELRRCYDQLRTRTLTFLGKPVTRDNLLRSLKRALPQQGQQQRASGGVKALPWPAPPRVLAVDDHAANRRLVGEFLRAQDVEVVIAASGEEALQHWQQGAFDLVFMDIQMPEMDGIEATRLIRERETGRRTPIIALTAHAGAEEKARLLSAGLDDYLSKPVSEAQLSDMIKRWLKIISPQMVEKVSLEEMRLVDIGECLTLANGDAKLARDMLRMLIDGLSSDERELERLYNLGDYKGMFELTHRMHGGCCYCGVSRLRESTCVLQEALRTIQGSDNQAFDQRKLNAVLREIRALREWASEQDLDALFGLEVVA, encoded by the coding sequence ATGGCCCCCGGCAATCCTATTCTCTCAATCGAGGAACCAGAGCAACCTCGATCCCTACGAACCCTGGTATTTCGCCTCACTGTAGCACCCGCACTAATTCTGTCCCTGCTTCTTGCCCTCGTCTTCACCTTGCAACAAATGCACGATCGCCGCCAACTACTATTGAGTCACGGACGTGCCAGTGCCGAGCAGCTGGCTGAACTAATTGAGATGAGTGGCGGCCACCCCGCTGAGCTGCGAATGGAATGGCTGCGTAAAAGTCTGTTGGCACTGATGCTGGAAAAAGATATGGTCAGATCTGTTCATGTCTACTCCACCGAAGCCAGTGCCAAGCGAGCCCTCAACCCCAGTACCGGACTCAGCTTGTTAGCCAGCGTCGGGCCACGCCCGCGAACCCCTGTCAATAAAGATGTCCTTAACAAACGCGAACCCTTCATATTTGAGGACGACGAGACCCTTCAGGTTCTACAGCCACTAAAGGGCGATATCACCACTTGCTGGATCAGTATTGAGCTGCATCGCCCCTATTTCCTGGTGGGAACTTACCAGGTATTACTTGTGGGCTTGGTAGGATTGATTCTATGCACCCTTGCCGCACTAGCTTGGTCCGTCATTATGTCTGAACGCTTTGCCCACAGCCTGATAAGAATGGGGCATACGCTGGAGGCGATTGGTCGAGGCGAATTTGATCGGCGCACCCACGAAACAGAAAACCGGGAACTGGCGCAGCTGGGAAATCAAATTAATGAGATGGCTGAAAGCTTGTCCCATTACCAGCAGGAGTACAAGGCCAATTTATTGCAGTCTATGGATGACCTGCGCCAATCCCTGGACAGTATGGAAGAGCAAAATATTGAGCTGGACCTGGCACGCAAAAGGGCTCAGGAGGCGAGCAGGATTAAATCGACTTTCCTCGCAAACACCAGCCACGAGATCCGCACGCCTTTAAATGGCATTATCGGTTTTACCAACCTGTTGTTGAAAACAGGCATTGATGAATTACAACAGGATTATCTGCAAACCATTTTACGCTCATCAGAAAACCTGTTGACCACTATCAACGATATCCTGGATTTTTCTCGTATTGAATCCGGCAATCTGGTCCTTGACCACATCCCTATGGACCTGGGTTTACTGCTAGAGGAAACCCTGCAAATACTGGCTCCAAATGCCTACGAGCATCACCTGGAACTAGTACCCTTAATCGATTCTCAACTCCCCCCCACCCTGATCGGGGACCCATTGCGAATAAAGCAAATACTCACAAACCTGGTGGGTAATGCGGTGCGCAGCTCGGAGAATGGCAATATACCCGTACGCCTGTCCGTACACAGTGTTAAAGGCTCCGAGCTTATAATCCGCATCTCTGTTTCCGACCTGGGTAACCGAGTTGACGAAGCCAGTCGCCAGGAAATCCAGAGTATTCTCACTAGTAAAACCCCACAGCTCACCCAGCAAATCAGCGCTAACGGTTTGGGCATGTCTATTGCTCGCAGCCTGGTTGAGAGAATGAACGGCTTTACCGGTATCCAAGAAGTCGCCGATGAGGGTAATACCTGCTGGGTACAGTTTTCCCTCCAGGCAGAGCGCAATCGCGGTATGTATCCACGTATTCAGTACCCCGGCTGCCGGATATTGCTCGCAGATCCCAACTCTGCCACACGATCACAGGTGGCCCAACTTCTCAGCCAATGGCAAGCGGAACCCATAGAGCTGGGCGATACAGATACTTTACTACCTGCAATAGAACAGATGTGGCGGCACGACGCCCTTCCCGATGCTGTAATGATTGATACCGCTACCGCAGAGGGAGATTTCGATAGTTTCAGCAGCAAAGTCCAATCAATCGTGGATACTTACCAGTGCCGAGTTATTGTCCTGGGACCACCGGCAGAGCTGCGACGTTGCTATGATCAACTTCGCACCCGAACACTGACCTTCCTCGGAAAACCAGTAACCAGGGATAACTTACTGCGCTCTCTGAAGCGTGCTCTTCCCCAGCAGGGACAGCAACAGCGAGCTAGCGGTGGAGTTAAAGCCCTACCCTGGCCCGCCCCACCTCGTGTACTGGCTGTGGACGATCACGCGGCAAACCGACGGTTAGTGGGTGAGTTCCTGCGCGCACAGGATGTGGAAGTGGTAATTGCAGCCAGCGGTGAAGAAGCTCTGCAACACTGGCAACAGGGGGCATTCGACCTGGTATTTATGGATATACAGATGCCTGAAATGGATGGCATCGAGGCCACACGCCTGATTCGGGAACGGGAAACTGGTCGGCGTACACCGATTATCGCGCTCACCGCCCACGCCGGCGCCGAGGAGAAAGCCCGCTTGCTGTCTGCAGGATTGGACGATTACTTAAGCAAGCCGGTAAGTGAGGCCCAGCTCTCCGATATGATTAAACGATGGCTCAAGATCATCAGTCCCCAAATGGTCGAAAAAGTGAGTCTCGAAGAGATGCGACTAGTGGATATCGGGGAGTGCCTGACACTCGCTAACGGCGACGCCAAACTGGCCCGGGATATGCTGCGCATGTTGATCGATGGCCTCAGCTCAGACGAAAGAGAGCTGGAGCGGTTGTATAACCTGGGGGACTACAAAGGGATGTTCGAACTCACCCACCGCATGCATGGCGGCTGCTGTTATTGCGGAGTCTCACGCTTAAGGGAGTCCACTTGTGTACTACAGGAAGCGTTGCGCACCATCCAGGGCTCCGACAACCAAGCTTTTGATCAGCGTAAACTCAATGCCGTTCTCAGGGAAATCCGAGCCCTGCGGGAGTGGGCCTCAGAACAGGACCTGGATGCACTCTTCGGCCTGGAGGTAGTCGCCTAA
- the acpS gene encoding holo-ACP synthase: MIVSIGTDICNYNRIEVAWQRFGDRFVERILSAGEREDFYGMAGPIRAAYLCKRFAAKEAVAKALGTGIGEGISWQDIDVRRRKGAAPQVVLAGAAKERAETLGVDRIHLSLSDEKDSALAFVVFESC; this comes from the coding sequence ATGATAGTAAGTATTGGCACCGATATTTGTAACTATAATCGTATCGAGGTTGCGTGGCAGCGCTTTGGTGATCGCTTTGTTGAGCGTATCCTCAGTGCTGGTGAGAGGGAGGACTTTTATGGGATGGCTGGACCCATCCGTGCAGCATACCTATGTAAACGGTTTGCGGCAAAGGAGGCGGTAGCGAAGGCCTTGGGTACCGGGATTGGTGAGGGGATTTCCTGGCAGGATATCGATGTCCGCCGCCGCAAAGGTGCCGCGCCGCAGGTGGTCCTGGCGGGCGCAGCTAAGGAGAGGGCCGAAACTCTGGGTGTGGATAGAATTCATCTCAGCTTGTCTGATGAAAAAGACTCGGCGCTTGCATTTGTAGTATTTGAATCTTGTTAG
- the recO gene encoding DNA repair protein RecO, which yields MKSPQPPQPAYILHSRPYKDSSLILELFTPDHGRLGCVARGARRDKQRRQQALQPFTPLLVTLMGSGSLKTLGPVENVGVPLWLKGRAVYAGLYANELMVRLLPEGEAHYTLFAAYQSLLESLSELEGLSNFELEGPLRRFELQLLLELGTCPSLNVCSPQGDSISERGVYRLDVERGLIPVHRSSDESLGELYFSGVELLGMDSAMNEGRWPSEALAPAKRLTRLLLQAVLGDKPLQSRELFRQVYGKK from the coding sequence ATGAAAAGTCCACAACCGCCTCAACCCGCGTATATTCTTCACTCGCGCCCCTATAAGGACTCCAGTCTGATACTGGAGCTCTTTACTCCTGACCACGGTCGATTGGGCTGTGTCGCCCGTGGGGCCCGTCGCGATAAGCAGCGTCGCCAACAGGCACTGCAGCCTTTTACTCCGCTGCTTGTCACACTGATGGGCTCTGGCTCTCTTAAGACACTTGGCCCTGTTGAAAATGTTGGTGTGCCACTGTGGCTCAAGGGGCGAGCAGTTTATGCGGGCCTCTATGCTAATGAGTTGATGGTAAGACTACTTCCCGAGGGTGAGGCGCACTACACACTTTTCGCGGCTTATCAAAGCCTACTGGAGTCTCTCTCCGAGCTCGAAGGGCTTTCCAATTTTGAGCTTGAAGGTCCATTGCGCCGTTTTGAATTACAGCTGTTACTTGAGCTTGGTACCTGTCCATCTCTCAATGTTTGCAGCCCGCAAGGAGATTCAATAAGCGAGCGGGGAGTTTATCGCTTGGATGTTGAGCGGGGTTTAATTCCTGTCCACCGCTCCAGTGATGAGAGTCTGGGAGAATTGTATTTTTCAGGTGTGGAGCTGCTCGGTATGGATAGCGCTATGAATGAGGGCCGCTGGCCCAGTGAGGCTTTGGCACCGGCAAAGCGCCTAACACGCTTATTATTGCAGGCGGTACTGGGAGATAAGCCCTTGCAGAGCCGAGAGCTTTTTCGACAGGTTTACGGAAAAAAATGA